The proteins below are encoded in one region of Triticum aestivum cultivar Chinese Spring chromosome 1B, IWGSC CS RefSeq v2.1, whole genome shotgun sequence:
- the LOC123095486 gene encoding transcription initiation factor IIB-like, which translates to MYTSTCSAADERIYCPERHRATEVVLDHATGDTICTECALVLDAHYIDEGSEWRNFADDGGGEDRDPSRVGTSGDPFLAAKLSTVIDSYNKPKKSSATGVAANAPPRMSVPDAEAASDKTLVDGFRGIADMADRLGLVATIRDLAKETFKKLDEAKGCPRGRKRDSVYAACRNLGMPRTYKQLASVTAGGVAAKKDVGKMATHIKKLLGEEDGQVMDIGVVSASDYLRRFCSRLGLGNQEVRNAQDAVRRVEEGLDVRRNPDSVAAAIIYMVVQRAGAGRSAKDVSVATGVAEGTIKEVHKDLTPHAQMLFG; encoded by the coding sequence atGTACACCAGCACCTGCTCTGCGGCGGACGAGCGCATCTACTGCCCGGAGCGCCACCGCGCGACGGAGGTTGTCCTCGACCACGCCACCGGCGACACCATCTGCACCGAGTGCGCGCTCGTCCTCGACGCGCACTACATCGACGAGGGTTCAGAGTGGCGCAACTTcgccgacgacggcggcggcgaggaccgCGACCCCAGCCGCGTCGGCACCTCCGGCGACCCCTTCCTCGCCGCCAAGCTCTCCACCGTCATCGACTCCTACAACAAGCCCAAAAAGTCCTCCGCCACCGGCGTGGCGGCCAACGCCCCTCCAAGGATGTCGGTGCCGGACGCGGAGGCGGCCTCAGACAAGACCCTCGTCGACGGCTTCCGCGGCATCGCCGACATGGCCGACCGGCTCGGCCTCGTGGCCACCATCCGCGACCTGGCCAAGGAGACGTTCAAGAAGCTGGACGAGGCCAAGGGCTGCCCGCGCGGCCGGAAGCGGGACTCCGTCTACGCCGCCTGCCGCAACCTCGGCATGCCGCGCACGTACAAGCAGCTCGCCTCCGTCACCGCCGGGGGCGTGGCTGCCAAGAAGGACGTCGGCAAGATGGCGACGCACATCAAGAAGCTCCTCGGGGAGGAAGACGGCCAGGTGATGGACATCGGCGTCGTCAGCGCCTCCGACTACCTGCGCCGCTTCTGCTCCCGGCTCGGCCTGGGCAACCAGGAGGTGCGTAACGCGCAGGACGCCGTGCGGAGGGTCGAGGAAGGCCTCGACGTGCGCCGCAACCCGGACTCTGTCGCCGCCGCCATCATCTACATGGTCGTGCAGCGTGCCGGCGCAGGCAGGTCCGCCAAGGACGTGTCTGTCGCCACCGGCGTCGCCGAGGGCACCATCAAGGAGGTGCACAAGGACCTCACCCCGCACGCCCAGATGCTCTTCGGCTGA
- the LOC123095518 gene encoding transcription initiation factor IIB-like, with the protein MYTSTCSAADERMYCPECRRATEVVLDHGTGDTICTECALVLDAHYIDEGSEWRNFADDGGGEDRDPSRVGASGDPFLAAKLSTAIDYTNRPKKSSTTGVAANAPPRMSVPDAEAASDKTLVDGFRGISDMADRLGLVATIRDLAKETFKKLDEAKGCPRGRKRDSVYAACLYIACRNLGMPRTYKELASVTAGGVAAKKDVGKMTTHIKKLLGEEDGQVMDIGVVSASDYLRRFCSRLGLGNQEVRDAQEAVRRVEEGLDVRRNPESVAAAIIYMVVQRAGAGRSVKDVSVATGVAEGTIKEAQKDLTPHAQMLFG; encoded by the coding sequence atGTACACCAGCACCTGCTCCGCGGCCGACGAGCGCATGTACTGCCCGGAGTGCCGCCGCGCGACGGAGGTTGTCCTGGACCACGGCACCGGCGACACCATCTGCACCGAGTGCGCGCTCGTCCTCGACGCGCACTACATCGACGAGGGTTCCGAGTGGCGTAACTTcgccgacgacggcggcggcgaggaccgCGACCCCAGCCGCGTCGGAGCCTCCGGCGACCCCTTCCTCGCCGCCAAGCTCTCCACCGCCATCGACTACACCAACAGGCCCAAGAAGTCCTCCACCACCGGCGTGGCGGCCAACGCCCCTCCGAGGATGTCGGTGCCGGACGCGGAGGCGGCCTCCGACAAGACCCTCGTCGACGGTTTCCGCGGCATCTCCGACATGGCCGACCGACTCGGCCTCGTGGCCACCATCCGCGACCTGGCCAAGGAGACGTTCAAGAAGCTGGACGAGGCCAAGGGGTGCCCGCGCGGCCGGAAGCGGGACTCCGTCTACGCCGCCTGCCTCTACATCGCCTGCCGCAACCTCGGCATGCCGCGCACGTACAAGGAGCTCGCCTCCGTCACCGCCGGGGGCGTCGCTGCCAAGAAGGACGTCGGCAAGATGACGACGCACATCAAGAAGCTCCTCGGGGAGGAGGACGGCCAGGTGATGGACATCGGCGTCGTGAGCGCCTCCGACTACCTGCGCCGCTTCTGCTCCCGGCTCGGCCTGGGCAACCAGGAGGTGCGCGACGCGCAGGAGGCCGTGCGGAGGGTCGAGGAAGGCCTCGACGTGCGCCGCAACCCGGAGTCGGTTGCCGCCGCCATTATCTACATGGTCGTGCAGCGTGCGGGCGCCGGCAGGTCCGTCAAGGATGTGTCCGTCGCCACCGGCGTCGCCGAGGGCACCATCAAGGAGGCGCAGAAGGACCTCACCCCGCACGCCCAGATGCTCTTCGGCTGA